Sequence from the uncultured Draconibacterium sp. genome:
CCAGGAAACTCATCGACAACAAGAGTGCAAAAAGTATGGTAAGTTTCTTCATTTATGTATTTCTTTCGTACCCTTTTCTTGGCAGGTGTACTTCGTCCGGTTTTTCTAAACAAACAAAAATAGTATTTTCATAGTTGGATGTAATAAACAGTTAGGTTTTTTAACGAATAGCGACTTAAATCTAAAATTATGTGTAAACGCTGCGATTGGGGAACAAAAAACGAGTTGATGATCAAATATCACGATGAAGAATGGGGAGTGCCGCTTCATGACGACGATAAATTGTTTGAATTCTTTGTGCTGGAGGGATTTCAGGCCGGTTTAAGCTGGCAGATTGTGCTGAATAAACGCGAGAATTTTCGAAAGGTATTCGATCATTTTAACCCGCAAAAAGTGGCACAGTATTCCGAAAATAAAATTCAGGAGCTTATCCGGGATCAGTCAATTATCCGCAATCAGCAAAAGATAAGGGCTTGTGTAAATAATGCACAACGTTTTCTTGAGGTTCAAAAAGAGTTCGGCACCTTTGATCGTTACATTTGGAAATTTGTAGATTTTAAGCCTGTTCAAAATAGCTTTAAAACGATTGGTGAATTGCCGGCCAAAACCGAACTGTCGGATGCGATATCGAAGGACCTGAAATCGCGCGGATTTAAGTTCGTTGGTTCGACAGTAATTTATGCGCACATGCAGGCAACCGGAATGGTAAACGATCACCTGGTTGATTGCTTCCGTTACCACGAAGTTCAGTAACTTTAGTCACACAACTCATTACATAACTTTTAATCTGAAAAGCCACCTCTAATTTTTATTAAGTCTACCTTAAATTCTCTTTTCTAAAAAGAATTAATTGTTAATTTTGACGCTAATTCAAAAAAAGAGGGGTAATAATTTAATAATTAATTGATGAAGTTGCGTTTTATTTTTACCGTATTGATTGCGGTATTTACACTAAGTGTATTTGCGGAGAATGATAAAAAGGAGGAGGAAAAA
This genomic interval carries:
- a CDS encoding DNA-3-methyladenine glycosylase I translates to MCKRCDWGTKNELMIKYHDEEWGVPLHDDDKLFEFFVLEGFQAGLSWQIVLNKRENFRKVFDHFNPQKVAQYSENKIQELIRDQSIIRNQQKIRACVNNAQRFLEVQKEFGTFDRYIWKFVDFKPVQNSFKTIGELPAKTELSDAISKDLKSRGFKFVGSTVIYAHMQATGMVNDHLVDCFRYHEVQ